A region of the Acidobacteriota bacterium genome:
CGGCCTGCGCAGTCTGTCGCCTAGTGATCCGCAATATCGCGGACGCTACACCGGTGGTCCGGCAGAGCGCGACGCCGCGTATCACCAGGGAACCGTGTGGCCGTGGCTGATGGGACCATTCATTACTGCCTACGTGAAGGTAAATGGTGGGAGCACGGAGGCTCGCTCGCAGGCTGCAGAGTGGCTCAAGCCTCTTCAAGAACACCTGTCCGATGGCGGACTGGGACAAATCTCAGAGATCCTCGATGGCGATGCGCCCCAGAGGCCGTGTGGGTGCATTGCTCAAGCCTGGAGCGTTGGAGAAGTGCTGCGGGCGTATGTGGAAGATGTGAAGGGCTTCAGACCATCAGCACAGGCACCGGTGCGCCCCTCGATTACCCAAACGGCGTGATTGTCACTTCCGAACTAAACCCACCGCGTCGCCAGGTTCGACCTGCTCGCACGGCTGGCCGGCCCAATACCGACACGCAATACTCTCCAAACCACAATCGATTTCGGTGTAACTGAGCGTACCGACACTCTCGCGGTGCACGCACAGACTAAAAGGTCCGGGGCCGTTCGCGTGAGAGGCGTGCAAACGCCGCATCCATGGCAGAGTTCCAGCGTCTGTCGATGTCCACGCAGCCTGGCAGACTTCTCCGCGCTTCTCCGAGGCCCGGGCATCGGACAGGCTCGACGAAAACCAATGCTGTGATCTCCATTCACGCGCGGGTGTTTCCAGCTTCTCTTGATTCCAATTCCATTCGCAGATCATCTGCCCCGAGGGAAACACGCCCACCAGTCGGAAGGGCCACACGTCGCTTAGATCAAGCCCCGACAAGGCGTTTCGTACTTCCGCCAAAGAACTACAGCCGACGAGCGCGGGAATTACCGCGCCGCGGCTGCGCGCTTTTTCCGTGGTGGGCTGCGGTACGTCGTTCCAATTCAGAAGCGCAAGGGCAATGCCGCGCTCGTTTACGGCTACCCATGTACCGCCAGCGCTGTTGCGGGGATAGACGACGCTGGTTCCTTGCAGATCGACCTTGACGGGCGGTACAGCGTCGTTTCGAGTTAGTTGCTCATCGCGATTCATCGCGAGAGAGTAGCCGTTGTCGCGGGTGACGATGGTCAGAGTACACATGTTGGATAGAACGACGACCGCATTTCGACAACGCTAATCCGCTGCTGGATATGCCGCAGATGTTGCCTGATACAACTTCCAGTCTTTCAGAAAATCAATGAATGATGGCGGCCGGTGCCCCAAGTCGCGATTCTTCCGGCCGATGCTATAGACCAGTTTCCATTGGCGATAGAGGGTCTTGTAGGCCGTCAGCAACGAATTCCGTTCATCGTAGATATTCGTCGCTTCAGACGCTGCGCCGTTCAGTTCGATGATCTTGAAGGTCTCACCGCGCAGCAGGTCCTCGTCGCTGGAGTAGCGGATGTCATATCGACCGATGAAGAATCCCGGAATCCTCCGTGAAATCTTATCGATACGGTCGCGCAGCGCCTCCGATGCGAGATGGCTGCCATCCCGAAAGATGCAGCCCTGGCAGTGATTGCCGGCTTCCACCAGGCGCACTCGCTTTCCAGTTGGTAACACGCGTCCGCGGAGATCGGGAAATCGGGCGCTGTAAGTGCTGGAAATCAACGATGCGCGGGGATCGGCGTCGATCAGCTGTTCGAACGTACTCATACCGTCGCCGACCACTGCCGGGAAAACTTTCTCGGTGATTGCAAAAATCTGGCCACGCTGTTGTCCGGGGAAGCGATAGTAGAAAACGCCGATCTCTTTCTGGTCACCGACATAACGCTGCAGGATGATGTCCGACGCGACCTGTGTCAGATATGAATCGACATCAGCGGCGCAGTTCATCAGCTTGAAGCCTGCCCCGCGTTGTCCGACGTTCGGCTTGAGGACAAACGGATAGCCAATCCGCTGCTCTGATCGCAAGCGATCTACCGCCTCTCGGCGCTGGGCAACATTACCGGCGGCGATGAGACAGCCGTCCGCGACAGCTTCCGGTGCAACTTGCATCAGGGCCTGCAGGATTTCAATTTTCGATTCGCCAACGACACCTCCGTTGCGAAATGCGGGGTTCGCGACGGTCGGCAGCGAGAATCCGCGATACCGAAGTCCCAACCACACACACATCGCTGCTACCGGGGGATAGAACATCCACGCGGGCCAAAATTCCCAGCGTTGATATTTCCTGATCAACAAACCCACGCGCTTGAGAAGGGCTGGCCCTCTGCTGAGAAAGGCCGGAGCCAAAAGAAACGCTGCGATGAGCAATCCGGGCGCTTTTCGTCCAGTTAGCCACGGGAGTCGCGGTGCGTAGTGCCAGACACCAAAGATCGCGGCTACCCAGATCGCTGCGCAGATGCCAGTGATGATGCTGAACAATCGCGCCGGCAGTTTGAGAATGCCCGCCGTCACGTAGAGGGGCAGGCGGCTTCCTGGCAAAAAACGGCTCATGACAACGGTTAACGGGCCGCGTTTCTTGAACCAAACTTCCGCCTGGACGAGTGTTTCGTCCGAGATAAAGCGTCGCGACCAACGAGCCGTAGCGGCTCGACGGCCCAGACTCGATCCGAGCGCGTAGAGTCCCATGTCGCCAATCCAGATTCCCAGAAAGGCGCTGACGAATCCCAATCGCACGTCTAACTTCCCGGCCGCACCGAGTGTCGCAGCGAGCAGTGTGGCGCCATCTTCATAGGCAAACGTGAACAGGAAGATCGACAGCGCAAGGGTGGTTTGCGTCTCCGGGAATGGAAGATGGGGAAACATGGTCAGTTTGCCTGAGCTTCGAGATGTTTCAGCGTTGAGGGGGCAACTCCGAATTCGTAGGGCAACTGCACGGCCATCGCGGCAGCGACCAGTTTCAGGATTGCGTAGTGATGGATAGCGTGGCCGACGCAGAACATGACCTCGCGCGCCACGTTGGAGTCGACAGCGAGCGCGGCGCTATCTCCATAGCCGACGCTGTAGACGACAGTGCACTCGCGGCCAAGTTCACTCACGGGCAAGTTGCGGAACTTGCGAATCAGTTCTTCCGTGGCGAAGAGCGCTTCCATGGAAGAGTTCTCGATCTCGCGATTACGGCGGCGCTGATCGTAGTTAATCTCACTCGTCGCCAGCCCATCGAGCAGGCATACAAAGTGTTCGAGCACGTGGCGGTAGTGCGCGCCGAGCGTGGAATTGTGCGGACCGTCCTGCCTGCGAGTGTAAGTAGCATCGGTCACGCTCTTCAGCAGAGTGCAACCCTGCTGCAAAACGTCCTCGACCGCCGACAATAGAGAAGCAGGTTTCATATCAGAACCGCTCCCCGAGTACGGGAATCTGTTTGCGATGCAGGTAGAGCGCGACTGCTGAGGTTACAACCACGGTGACTGCTAGTGCGAACAGCAGTCCCTTGTCTCCCTGCACCTCGATGCCAAGGAACGTCAGGTGACTGACGATTGCGCCGGTCGTGGCCGCGATGGCGAGCAACGATCCTGCCCAAGCGAAGCGCGGCGTCAGCAACAGGATCGCGGCGATCAGTTCCAACATGCCCGACCCGATCCGTCCCCACTGCTCGGCAAATGCCACGGGCACGAACGATAGATAGCCGTGCAGAAATTCTCCGAGCTTGGTGAAGATGTAGACCGATTCCGGCGCAGCCGTGAATTTGAAGAAGAGCGTCTGCAAAAGAATCACGGCGGCGATGATCCGGCAGACCCAGCCCAGAATCAGGGCTGGAGTCGCCGTCGTCTTGTTGGTGGTTGCGATCGCATGGCTGCTCATCGAGTGCTCCTTTACTTGCCGTACTTATCAACGAGGCCGGGCCAGTTCTGGTCTGCCTTATTCAGACTGCCCTGCTGGTCCTTGTTGAAGTTGTTCTTAATGTCGAGGTCGTACTGCATCAACAGCCGACCGTTGACGATCTGCCAGGCCTCGATCTTGACCGGGGCGCGATTGCCGCGGCTCACGCCGTAAGCGCAGTACCCCCCGAATTGTGGTTCATACTTTGCCGGGTCCTTGTCGAACGCGGCCTTGTGTTCCATCGAGACGAAGTAATATTTCGCGCCGTTGTAGTTCGACTGAAACATCTCGTTTCCTTGCACCGGACGTTGATCCATAAAAAACGCCACCGGATCGTATCCCTGGATGGCCAAACCGCTGCGGTCCAGGTTGAGCAATTGCTTGCTCGCGGCAAAAGTAAACACGGTGCTGAACATTAGAATCGTCAGAAAAACCTTTCTCATTTACTGCTCCTCCACTTTCTGAGCTGGTCTGAAACTCTTAAACGGTGAGACTCGGATGGAGGGCAGAAGTTTCAGTTGGAAGAGGGGCTCAACAGGAAAACATTCACATTGCGAATGTCTACAAATCGAGCGCCGTGGGGAGGGCTTTCGGCGCTCGACGTGCGATTCATCGGGCATGCGTGCCCGAGCCTTCGCTGTGCGTGAGATTCAGTGTGCGGAGGAAAGTTTCGCCGCGAGCGCGATATTTTTTGCCACGAGAACCATTTTCTTGCCTAACGTCGTGGCTGGATGGGATGCCGGGAGGCCGTGAGCCCGTCGGGTTGGTGTTTAAGGAGCTGTGGATCCACCGTCAGCAGGTGCTGGTCTCCGCGCTCGAATACTTCGCCTTGAATAATGAGTGGCTCCGCGACGAATTCTCGTAGTGCATCGCGGTTCAGCGCCTTTCCGTCCGTTCCGACAAGCAGGAATTGCTTGTGGGTGGCGATGGCGATGAAAATTGGAGGAATGCCGCCGCTCAGACAACGCGAGGCGCAATCACGATGGACCTTGCCGCTGCCGGGATTCATGACGCCCAGGTAACACTTGCTATCGACGATTTCACCGGTCATCGTGACCACGTCCACGCTGCGCGTAGGCAGAGCTGGCGGGGTCTCTGACTCTCGCAAGGTGATCGAGCCCGGTTCGATCTCGATCATGGTTACTCCGTCGCGATAAATCAATTGCCCACCCAGGCGAACCGATTTGCCGACCCAACCGCTCACAAGATCGCCGGCACCATGCTTACCTGGAGCGACGAGAAGGTACTCAGAGTAACGGTCCTCCGCAGCCGTCTGGCCTGGACGAGCCACCAGCAAAACAGCATAAGGCTGCGCTTGAATGACTCCTTCGAAACTGCGCGCTTTGCCGAATTCGAATGCAGAGGGCGGAAACGGATTTTGGCCACGGAGTAACAGTAGAGCAATTGCAACCGTCACCAGTGCCAGTCCGATCACCACCCGACGAGTGAAGCGCGCTAATTCCGTGGGCGCCTTGGGGAGATAGCCGACGTAAAAATCGTTCATCGCGTCTGCTCCTCACGGCACTCGACCTGCGCTGGCTCGACATAAGTTCCGGGTGCATTGGGTTTCGGATGAACGAAGACCGTTCCTTCGATCACCTTAACCAAAAATGTCGGGACTTTTTCTTTGAACGGAGCAGGCGCGGCGCCTGTCTCAGGCCGATATTGATAGCCATGCCAGGGACAGGTGACGCACCCGTCGATGATTCTGCCCTCACCAAGCGGTCCGTTCTGATGCTGGCAGACGTTCGATATAGCCGACACCTTGCCTTCATAACGAAAGACGGCTACCCGTTCACCCGAAACAGAGACCATGGTCGCGCACTTTTCCGAGATGCGATCGACGGGGCACACCTCCACGAAACCTTCTTCGGTAGCGTGCAATTTTGCGCGGTCGATCGTCTTTTCACGAAGTGCTGCGGCGAGATGAAGCGAAAGCACGATGGCCACACCAACAACCAACACGCTCGCGAGAATCGAGCTGGCTTCTGACTGAAGCGCGCCCAGCACAATATGCGCGACCAACAAGGCGTAGGCAACGTACACCATCATGTGGAGCCGTTTCCAGGTAGGAGCGGAAAGGTTACGCAGCCAGAAGTCATGGCTAGTTGCAGCCATCAAAAAGAGAATGAGAAGCGCGACAAAGCCCAGCGCCTGAAAGGGAAAATCTGCGACGCTTCCATAGCGCGGATTGCTGACGAGCAAGCTGAGCAATGGATTCAGATTTCCCAGGGCATGAAATTGGAAAAGTGCAAAGCCGCCATGCGCCAGACTCATCAGGAATGTCGTGACACCCAGATGACGCCGGTTGTACAGCAACGGCAGGAATCGACGATCCAGCCGCGCCAATGGACCGATACACAACACGATATTCAATAAGAGGAACGCGCTCGTGCCGAACGCCCGGATCAGAAGCGTCTCGGCTGTCGCATTTGGATTCACCAACGCTCCGACGCCCACAAATAGTGCGAGGTAGATAACCAGAAGCGAACCGAGAACGACGTCGTAGATTTTTTTCTGACGGTTCCAGCCGATCGCTCCGTATTGGACGCTCATGGAAGCTTCTCCACCCTGGCGAAGTCGATCACAGCCTGATGAGCGCCGCTGTACAGAATCAGGTAGCCAGCGCGGTGCTCATCCAGTTGGAGTGCGAATGTCTTGTCGGAAGCAAATGCACCCATCAATTGGGCTTGCGAGGGCACGCCACTTGCCGCCGGAGCCGTCAACGACCAGTACAGCAACGGATCAGGCTCGTCCACCGATTGCACTGGATGCAGCACCACATAGAGGATGCGGGCAGAGTCTGCAGAACTGTAAAAGTTGGTATGGATCTCGTGTTTTTGCCATAGCGTGTCGGACTTCCTGACTAATTGAGCCGAGGCGGGAAGTTGCGAACTATGCCCCGAGGATGCCACCACCTGGGGACGGCGTGCCGCGAGCCCTGTAATCAGGACCGCCGGCAGAACAAATGCGAGTCCGAGGAATGCGCGGCGATGAACGGCTCTCAGCGGTTGATTCATGAGGTGGTCCGGTGGGGATTCCTTTCCCCGGGAGGCTCCTCGACCCCTCGCGCCAGGCGATAGAGAAACATCGGCCAGAGTGCGGCGACTCCGGACAGGATCAGCAATCGGAAACCAAGGCCGGCTCCCTGGGCTTCTGAATCCACCCGTTGCACACCCCGCCACACGAAACGAATGGCGAACAACAGTCCCAGCCCGGCGTAGGCAGCAAGGGTGTAGACAAACGAATTGGCTAGAGTCTCAAGCACTTGTGATCGGTACGCCGGGAACATTCCACTGTTTACTTACGCTTCGCTTGTCGGCTCCGTGAGCCTGGAGCTTCTGCTGGCTGTCGGATTCCGACCGTGAATAAAAGTTGCGGCTAAGCGCAAGGAAAGAATGAAGCCGGGACTCTTCGCCAATCACCAGTTCATTGTCCAGCCACACGCGGTACCTGGGCTCGAAAACTAATCCTTGCGACACGGAGATCCCGGAGGATCTCGCGCAACTTGTTGAGGAAATTGGTGGCGGCGGTAGGACTCGAACCTACGGGTCGCCGCGGAGCGCGAAATCACTGGACAAGGAGTCGGAATATCCGCGAGCGCTGATCGAGGGACGAACCCCGGTGCGAGGGGTAGTGGTCCGGGAGTTCAATAGCGCCGCGCGAGAGTTTCTCGAGTGGTCAAAGGCGCACTATCGAGCACATCCTTGGCCAGAAACTGCGGATGTCGGCGAACGCACCGAAAGTTGTTTTACAACCCACGGGTTAAAAACCACGATTATCTTAGAGAGAGCCTCATCAACAGATGGATAACGGGAGGGGATCACGATTCGTTAGGAAGGCGCTCCCTGTCTCCATTCCAATCATGAACGACTGAGATTCCATCGCTTGGCCTCACTAGACATGCGGGTCGACACTGCTAAGCGGCAGGGTAGGCCCGTATCATAATCGACTTCTTTGCCGACCGCATCCACACACACTGCTTTCGCTCACAGTCAGCAAGCCTCCACATGGGACGTGGAGCGGAAGAAGTAGGTTTTAGTTCCGACGGCGGTTGACAAGAGATTGCTGGTAAGGCTACGCCTAGCACGCCCGACCCTCGTGTCTGTGGCCCAGGAACTGTTCCAGCAACGCCATCACTACGGGAAAGCCGGGTGCGCCTGTTCGGTCCAGCTTGGTCTTTGCCGTGGGAACCCAGTTCAATAGGTGGCGCTCCAGGAATTCAGTCTCGGCTCTAGCGAGCGAAACGGCGGTGGCTTCGTCCGATGCGTTTTCGTAGGTGTAACGAAGAGCAGCGAGGAACTCCAACTGAGTGACAAGGTAGTCAGGGACAGCACAGCTTGGGTCCGACTTGAGGCCGAGAACCTCGTAGAAGTAGGTATTCTCTAAAGCAATTTCTTGCGCGGGATGAGTTTTGTCGTGCGCTGACTCGAAGAGAGGCACCGGCGGCTCGGGTACGCCAACGTCGAACAGAGTGATATATGCGGACTCGTAGAGTTCGTAGCTAGCGAACCATTCAAAACCGGGGAACTCACCCTCACATTCCAAGCGCTTCCACAGATCACAGAGCGTCATCGGAACGGAAGGCTGCCCCAGGAAATTGAAGCACTCGAACGTGGGGGACGCAAAGACCAGCGCAAAAAATCGATAGAGGTCGTTCTGCTGCCAGTCGATCGAGGTGACAGCGTTCTCGTCAGTAGCGATCATTTGGATCGCGCCTCCTATTTCTGAAACTCTGGCTCATTCCAAAACTTGCCACACCGAGAAATATTTTCGGCCGTCACGATCTTTCTGGCTCCCGTTCCAGACAGCGAAGGCCACGGTCGTCCCGGCGGCCAGATCGGGCAGCTCGAAGATCACGTTCCATCGGTCGTTCTGATAGGAACTGCTTGCGGGGAAGGGTTTACCAGTGCGCTTGGTTGTACTGCGGCCCTGTGCCTGCATCACCATAGCGCCGCGCGTGGCATTCCAGTAGTAGATTTCGACGGGGTGTTCAGCGTCTCCCATTTGTAAAGAGGGAGCAATCGTGTTGATGTCCGACTTTTCGGGAAACATGACTGCAGCGGCGTCGAAGAACCGATCGTCGGCTTCGGTCGGGACTTTGCGGAAACGGGTCTCTGGTGGTGTGTTGGGGACTTCTGCGAGCGTGACCGCGTCGCGTGTTGGATCGTGCCAGCTGAGCTGAAACAGCAACTTTCCACCCGAACGAGCAGCACGGACGTCGAGGCTCGGGATCTCCGGCGGTGCGGGCTCGTCGGTATCATAAAGCGGAGGCGTGCGGTTCAGGGCGACATGCTTCACCGCAATCTGACTCCATGCTCCGGGGCCGCCATTGAGCAGAGCATCAGCGCTCGCTGAGGACGCAGGCACGGGCAGCGACTGCCCGGCAGCCGGTTTCGCCCCGGTCTGTGCCCACACGGTGGAGAGCACCAAACCGACTGAGACAGTGATCACAAATTGGCGAGTTCTCATGGATTCTCCTACAGCTGGATCTGCACCAACTGGGGCCGCACGCGGTACCGCGTCTCGGCATCGCGGCCGATCAGCAGTTGCAGTGCCTCACTGCGCCCGCCCTCCTGGGTTTTCTTGAGCTCCGCCTCCAGGCGCACAATCACATCTTTCACCTCCGGCCCGAAGAGGTAGATAAGGTAATCGAGCGGCACCCGCGGGTCCTCCTGAATGCTCTTGCCGTAGTTGTCGCGTTTTGGCGGATTGAATGGCGGAACGTAGAAGACGTTGGGCTGCGTTCCCTTCTCCGGGAAGAGAGGCAGAGCGATCTTGTGTACCAAAACCAGCTTGTGCACAGGAGACTCGGGATCGTCGAGTATGCCAACGAAGCGCAATCGGCCCGGACACTGCGCGGCGCAGGCGTTCACTTGGCCTTTCTCAAGCCGCGGATAGCAGAAGATGCATTTCTCCGATTTCCCAGTGACCTCGTTGAAGTAGATCTTCTTATAGGGGCACGCCTTGATGCAGTAGCGATAACCCTGGCAGCGCTCCTGGTCAATCACCACGATGCCGTCTTCGTCGCGTTTGTAAATAGCCTTGCGCGGACACGCCTCCAAACACGCAGGGTGCGTGCAGTGGTTACAGATACGCGGCAAATAGAAGAAGTAGTTCTCGTCTTCATTCATGCTGCCCACATCTTCGTCCCAGTTGACGCCGGACTCCGGCTCGGGCGAGGGCATGACTGGCTGCTTCTTGCCTTCATACAGACGCTGTTCGTAGTTGTATTCCCAGGCGTGGCCGTAGTCGTCCATGGTGGGCAGCGGGCTGGGCTGGAGCAAGCCATCTTTCCATCCGCCGCCGATACGGTCCCACTGGCGCGGATAGCCAAGGCCGGGACGGGTCTCGACATTGTTCCAGTACATGTAGCCGGTGCCGTCGCGGTCGGTCCAGAGTTTCTTGCACGCGATCGTGCAAGTCTGGCAGCCCAGACATTTGTTCAGGTCCATCACCATCGCATATTGGTGTTTTGACATGGCTGCCTCTCCTCAGACCTTCGCCTTCTCAACGTCCACCTTGATGTCGCGGTTGTTGCCGGTCGGCCCCCAGTAGTTCAGGCGGAAGTTGACATGGCCGTACTTGCCGATGAGCTGGGTCGGTTTGATCTTGATGTAGGTGAGCGACTGCCATCCGCCCTCCTTGAACCCAAGGTATTTTTCCCAGCCGTGATACATCGTGACGCGGCCGGGCTTTTCGCCGGGCAGGATCTGCAAGCGGCAAACGCAGTGGCCGACTTCATTGTGGATGCGGACCCAGTCGTTGTCTTGTAAGCCGCGCTTGCGCGCGTCGTCTGGATGCATGTAGACAATAGGTCCGCCGCGCTGCAGCCGCAGCATGGCGCGGTGATCGCGCCACGTGGAGTGGATCGACCAGCGCCCGTGCGGCGTGTTCCAGTAGAGCGGATATTTTTCGGCAACCGGCTCTTTGAACGTCGGCAGTTGCTCGCCCAGTTCGATGTACCAGGGATGATCGATGTAGAACTGCTGGCGCCCCGTCAAAGTTCGCCATGGGCGCTTCTTTTCAAGCTGATGCTTGAAGGGCGTATAGGCAATGCCGTCTTCAATGTCGCTGTTCCACGATTCGGGATCCGTCGCGATGAAGCGCTTCGGTTTCTCCTGCAGTTGCTTGTAGGTCATTCCCTTCGTTTCTTCCGCGTTCCCGAGGATGAAGTCCACAGCCTGTTCGTCACTCTGGATCTTCCCCTTGCCCGTCCAGTCGTGCGCGAGCTGCGTGAAATCGCGGTTCCAATCGAAGGCTTCGTCGTGGAAGGGTTTCAGGCCTTTCTTGGTTGCAACCTCAGCCATCTTTTCAGCCAGTGCACGGAAAATGTCCCAGTCGGTCTTGCTTTCAAACAGTGGCTCACAAGCTTTGCCGAACGGGTGAATGTAGCTGTGGCAGTCGGTGGAGTTGATGTCCACCTTCTCGTAGTAGCTGGCCGCGGGCAGCACGACGTCGGAGTAGAGCGCCGTCGTGTCCATGCGGTAGTTGATGTCGACAATTAGATCGAGGTCCTTCCACAGTGACGACTCGATGATCTCGTTGCCTTTGGCCTGGTTCAGGTAGTTGGCTCGCCACACGATGAAGGCGCGTGGCTTCTTGCCGTTTTTCGGCCAGAGCGGCATCCATCCGTTCTTCACGGATTCCTGGATGTACCACTCGATCGGCTTGCCGTTATAAAGATGTGGGTCCTTATTCGAGGAGTGCACATAGCTCCACAGCGTGGTGTTCTGGAAGCGCTGCTTCTTGCGGGTTTCGGGAAAGGCGAGCTTAAAGAAGCCTTGCTCGGGCCAGAGGCGCTCCTGTCCGACGTAGTGATTGAATCCACCGCCATTTTTGCCGGTGTTTCCCGTGAGAGCAACCAGCAGGATGAAGGAGCGGTTGGTCAGATCGTTGTGGAACCAGTGATTGGTGCCGGCACCGTGGATGATCATCGCCGGCTTGCGCGTGCCCAGATCTCTGGCGAAGAGTTCGATCTCGTGGGCGGGCAGACCGGTTCGTGCGGCGACTTCATCCACCGTGTATCCGGCAATTTCTTTCTTCAGGAGTTCGAATACGGTGGTGACTTCAGCGGTCTTGCCATCGGCGAGCTGCACGTGGAACGTGCCGGTCAGCGCGGGATCGGCACCGTTGAGTTGGATGGTCTTCTGATCCGATCCCATGGAACCGGGCGTTGGCACTGCCTTCTGCTGCTTCGTATCCCAGAAGTAGAAAATGTCGTCCTTGCCACCTTTCTTGAGATCAGACTCGCGCAGAAAGCGGTTCGTGCCCGGAAGCACAAGCAGTGGCATGTCCGTTTGTTCTTTCACATACGGCGCGTCGATGAGGTTCTGATCGATCAGCAGCTTGGCGACGCCGAGCGCGAGAATGCCGTCGGTGCCAGGGTTGATCCGGAAGTAAAGATCGGCATGAATGGCGCTGGAGTTGTAGTCCGGAGAAATGCAGACGAGCTTAGCGCCGTTATAGCGAGCCTCGTAGGCGAAGTGGGCGTCGGGGATGCGCGTCTGCGAGATGTTCGATCCCCAAAGCACGATGTATTTCGAGTTGAACCAGTCAGCGCATTCGCAGGACTCGGTCTGAACACCCCAGGTCAGCGGCTCACCCGGGGGCAGGTCACAGTACCAGTCGTAGAAGGAAAGGAAAACGCCGCCAATGTAGTGGGCAAGCCGCGAGCCTGCGCAAAAGCTGACCGGACTCATAGCGGGGATGACACTGAAGAAGGAATTTGTATCTGGGCCATGGTTGTAAATATTGTCGAGCAGGTTTTCGGCAACCATGGTGAGCGCCTCGTCCCAGGTAGCGCGGCGCCACTTGCCTTCTCCCCTTTCGCCTGTGCGGATCAACGGATAGCGCAGGCGCTGCGGGCTGTATACGTATTCGGTAAAGCATCCACCCTTCTGGCATCCGCGCGGATTGTAATCCGGAAGATCCGCATTGATACGCGGATAGTCGGCCGCCTGCTCCTCGCGGACCATCACGCCGTTGCGCACGTACACCTTCCAGGAGCAGGAGCCGGTGCAGTTGGCCGAATGTGTGGAACGGACGACTTTGTCCCACGTCCAGATCTTGCGGTAGAAGTCCTCCCATCCGCGATAGGGATAACTGCGCAGCGGATCAAAGTCTCCCGTTAGCGTGCTCAACACCGGTTTCTCTTTACGCGAGCAACCGGGGAGGGCGAGAGTAGCAGCCGTTATTGCGGCAGTTCGTATAAAACTGCGTCGCGAGAAGGGCTTCTTAGGTTCGTTGTTATCGCTCATGGTTGATGCCCCGAAGGCGTTCCTGAAATCGAGTTTTGCGCCATAGATTTCTGCCCTCTTTGCTCCCCTAGCGTGCGCAAGTAGGCGAGCAAGTCCGCAACCTCCTGATCGCTAAGCGCTGGAGCGTCTGCACGCTGGAAGGCGGGCATGGCCGTTGCCACTCGACCGTTGCGGATTGTGCGTACGATAAAGTCGTTCGTAGCAGCCTGCTGAAACACGGGGTTGCCAATCTCCGGTGCGATTCCGCTGCGACCGTTCATGCCGTGACAGCCGGCGCAATTCCTCAGGAAGAGGGTGTGACCGCGAGTGGAGTCACCCTGCAGGATTAGTGGAACCATTGCCGGGGCTACCGTAGCACCCGTGCGGAGATACTCAATCACCCCCGCAATCTCTTCGGGAAGCAGTCCACCCGCATGCGGGCCCCAGGCAGGCATCTGCGTGCCAGGTCGTCCTCGCTCGATGTTGGTCTGGAAGTATTCGCGAGTTGCGGCTGCAATCAACGAGGCGCCGCGAATCGCCGGAATGAAGCGGTTGAATTTCTTGTCCCAACGGGTGTAAGCGCCGTTGCCGTGGCAGGCAGTGCAGTACTGCCTGTAGACCTGTTCACCGGTCAGGGGAACGGGATGGAGCGAGTGGTATTTCTGCTCGATCTTGTCAGGCGCAAGATAGCTCTCGGGCACATCCCGTTTCCACTGCGAGAGCATGTACGCGGTGAGCGCCAGTGCTTCTGGCCGGGTG
Encoded here:
- a CDS encoding glycogen debranching protein, which translates into the protein GLRSLSPSDPQYRGRYTGGPAERDAAYHQGTVWPWLMGPFITAYVKVNGGSTEARSQAAEWLKPLQEHLSDGGLGQISEILDGDAPQRPCGCIAQAWSVGEVLRAYVEDVKGFRPSAQAPVRPSITQTA
- a CDS encoding NRDE family protein produces the protein MCTLTIVTRDNGYSLAMNRDEQLTRNDAVPPVKVDLQGTSVVYPRNSAGGTWVAVNERGIALALLNWNDVPQPTTEKARSRGAVIPALVGCSSLAEVRNALSGLDLSDVWPFRLVGVFPSGQMICEWNWNQEKLETPAREWRSQHWFSSSLSDARASEKRGEVCQAAWTSTDAGTLPWMRRLHASHANGPGPFSLCVHRESVGTLSYTEIDCGLESIACRYWAGQPCEQVEPGDAVGLVRK
- a CDS encoding VTT domain-containing protein codes for the protein MFPHLPFPETQTTLALSIFLFTFAYEDGATLLAATLGAAGKLDVRLGFVSAFLGIWIGDMGLYALGSSLGRRAATARWSRRFISDETLVQAEVWFKKRGPLTVVMSRFLPGSRLPLYVTAGILKLPARLFSIITGICAAIWVAAIFGVWHYAPRLPWLTGRKAPGLLIAAFLLAPAFLSRGPALLKRVGLLIRKYQRWEFWPAWMFYPPVAAMCVWLGLRYRGFSLPTVANPAFRNGGVVGESKIEILQALMQVAPEAVADGCLIAAGNVAQRREAVDRLRSEQRIGYPFVLKPNVGQRGAGFKLMNCAADVDSYLTQVASDIILQRYVGDQKEIGVFYYRFPGQQRGQIFAITEKVFPAVVGDGMSTFEQLIDADPRASLISSTYSARFPDLRGRVLPTGKRVRLVEAGNHCQGCIFRDGSHLASEALRDRIDKISRRIPGFFIGRYDIRYSSDEDLLRGETFKIIELNGAASEATNIYDERNSLLTAYKTLYRQWKLVYSIGRKNRDLGHRPPSFIDFLKDWKLYQATSAAYPAAD
- a CDS encoding DoxX family protein; its protein translation is MILGWVCRIIAAVILLQTLFFKFTAAPESVYIFTKLGEFLHGYLSFVPVAFAEQWGRIGSGMLELIAAILLLTPRFAWAGSLLAIAATTGAIVSHLTFLGIEVQGDKGLLFALAVTVVVTSAVALYLHRKQIPVLGERF
- a CDS encoding ferric reductase-like transmembrane domain-containing protein: MSVQYGAIGWNRQKKIYDVVLGSLLVIYLALFVGVGALVNPNATAETLLIRAFGTSAFLLLNIVLCIGPLARLDRRFLPLLYNRRHLGVTTFLMSLAHGGFALFQFHALGNLNPLLSLLVSNPRYGSVADFPFQALGFVALLILFLMAATSHDFWLRNLSAPTWKRLHMMVYVAYALLVAHIVLGALQSEASSILASVLVVGVAIVLSLHLAAALREKTIDRAKLHATEEGFVEVCPVDRISEKCATMVSVSGERVAVFRYEGKVSAISNVCQHQNGPLGEGRIIDGCVTCPWHGYQYRPETGAAPAPFKEKVPTFLVKVIEGTVFVHPKPNAPGTYVEPAQVECREEQTR
- a CDS encoding molecular chaperone TorD family protein, which codes for MIATDENAVTSIDWQQNDLYRFFALVFASPTFECFNFLGQPSVPMTLCDLWKRLECEGEFPGFEWFASYELYESAYITLFDVGVPEPPVPLFESAHDKTHPAQEIALENTYFYEVLGLKSDPSCAVPDYLVTQLEFLAALRYTYENASDEATAVSLARAETEFLERHLLNWVPTAKTKLDRTGAPGFPVVMALLEQFLGHRHEGRAC
- a CDS encoding 4Fe-4S dicluster domain-containing protein; the protein is MSKHQYAMVMDLNKCLGCQTCTIACKKLWTDRDGTGYMYWNNVETRPGLGYPRQWDRIGGGWKDGLLQPSPLPTMDDYGHAWEYNYEQRLYEGKKQPVMPSPEPESGVNWDEDVGSMNEDENYFFYLPRICNHCTHPACLEACPRKAIYKRDEDGIVVIDQERCQGYRYCIKACPYKKIYFNEVTGKSEKCIFCYPRLEKGQVNACAAQCPGRLRFVGILDDPESPVHKLVLVHKIALPLFPEKGTQPNVFYVPPFNPPKRDNYGKSIQEDPRVPLDYLIYLFGPEVKDVIVRLEAELKKTQEGGRSEALQLLIGRDAETRYRVRPQLVQIQL